Proteins found in one Populus alba chromosome 14, ASM523922v2, whole genome shotgun sequence genomic segment:
- the LOC118034191 gene encoding serpin-ZX, translating into MDLREAIGNQTDVALSLSKQILLTESNNSNLVFSPLSIEVLLSLIASGSKGSTLEQLLSFLKSKSSDHLSSFSSQLLAVVLTDGSASGGPRLKFANGVWVDNSLSLKPSFKQVVGSNYKAATNQVDFQTKAVEVTNEVNTWAENETNGLIKEVLPSGSVDRTTRLILTNALYFKGAWNEKFDASTTKDDDFYLLNGGSVRVPFMTSKKKQFVCDFDGFKVLALPYKQGEDKRKFSMYFYLPDAKDGLQALVEKMASESGFLDRHLPPKPVKVDDLRIPRFKISFGFEASNALKGLGLVSPFSNEADLTEMVDSSAGQGLCVSSIFHKSFIEVNEEGTEAAAASAGVIALRGIDFPPKIDFVADHPFLFLIREDMTGVVMFVGHVLDPSQAN; encoded by the exons ATGGATCTCCGTGAAGCGATCGGGAACCAGACCGACGTAGCATTGAGCCTCTCCAAGCAAATCCTCTTAACCGAATCCAACAACTCCAACTTGGTGTTCTCGCCGCTGTCAATTGAGGTGCTGCTCAGTCTCATCGCCTCCGGGTCCAAGGGCAGCACACTAGAGCAGTTGCTCTCCTTCCTCAAGTCCAAGTCCAGCGATCACCTCAGCTCCTTCTCCTCTCAGTTATTGGCGGTTGTTCTCACCGACGGGAGCGCCAGTGGTGGGCCACGATTGAAGTTCGCCAATGGCGTTTGGGTGGATAACTCACTCTCTCTTAAGCCTTCTTTCAAACAGGTTGTGGGCAGTAACTATAAGGCTGCGACTAATCAAGTTGATTTCCAAACCAAG GCTGTTGAAGTGACCAATGAAGTTAACACCTGGGCTGAAAATGAGACCAATGGCCTTATCAAAGAGGTTCTGCCTTCTGGGTCAGTTGATAGAACGACAAGGCTGATCTTAACAAATGCACTCTATTTCAAAGGAGCTTGGAATGAGAAGTTTGATGCATCAACCacaaaagatgatgatttcTACCTGTTGAACGGGGGCTCGGTTCGTGTGCCGTTTATGACTAGCAAGAAGAAGCAATTCGTATGTGACTTTGATGGTTTTAAAGTCTTAGCTCTTCCTTATAAACAAGGTGAAGATAAACGCAAGTTCTCTATGTACTTCTACCTTCCAGATGCTAAAGATGGGCTGCAAGCTTTGGTTGAGAAAATGGCTTCTGAATCTGGATTCTTAGATCGCCACCTTCCACCAAAACCAGTAAAAGTGGATGACTTGAGGATTCCAAGGTTCAAGATTTCCTTTGGTTTTGAAGCTTCCAACGCTCTAAAGGGACTAGGATTGGTGTCGCCTTTCTCCAATGAAGCAGACTTGACTGAGATGGTAGACTCTTCTGCGGGGCAGGGCCTGTGTGTTTCGAGCATATTCCATAAATCATTTATTGAAGTGAATGAAGAAGGCACAGAAGCTGCAGCTGCTTCTGCTGGTGTTATAGCATTGAGAGGTATTGACTTTCCCCCTAAGATAGACTTTGTTGCTGACCACCCATTCCTTTTCCTCATCAGAGAAGACATGACTGGAGTGGTAATGTTCGTAGGCCACGTCCTCGACCCCTCACAGGCCAATTAA